A genomic stretch from Lathyrus oleraceus cultivar Zhongwan6 chromosome 2, CAAS_Psat_ZW6_1.0, whole genome shotgun sequence includes:
- the LOC127123362 gene encoding xylan glycosyltransferase MUCI21-like, with the protein MGENGWLAKGGLGVVMVMKECMVSDVIMAVEGAVMEGKTILLSIWGTWFALLGIIFILQITFMRDVTKQMLSNLHINSNLKVNTTIITCDRSNKDFDICTMNDPTLLDQTSLTLYTLNPNTRTQPHTHEKIHPYPLKNSKDAMSSISEITLTSHPQKYSSQCGITHHNPALVFSGSGYTGNFYHDMNEIFIPLFITINSLSHDQDVILVIINSKMWWLKKYADLLSAFSRHHIIIQTNNITTTHCFPSAIIGLIKHGQLIIDPKLLPYPKTLFDFHAFLKNAYIKKDTSLMYPDNMDRPLLTLVSRKGNSRVIFNQEEVIKLAEDIGFNVHALETTKESSVVDTYRLIHSSHVMLGVHGAGLTNLLFLRQGSVLVQIVPIGLEWASETYYNKPTKILGLEYVEYKVEANESSLSWKYGADSLVINDPETFRDGKWANQLVYLKKQNVIIDLSRFKKCLTEVYKKAKLFMNTSTS; encoded by the exons ATGGGAGAGAATGGATGGTTGGCTAAAGGAGGATTAGGTGTAG TTATGGTGATGAAGGAGTGTATGGTGAGTGATGTTATTATGGCGGTGGAG GGTGCTGTGATGGAAGGGAAGACAATATTATTGTCAATATGGGGTACATGGTTTGCACTACTTGGAATCATCTTCATTCTCCAGATAACTTTTATGAGAG ATGTAACCAAACAAATGCTCTCAAACCTACACATAAATTCAAATTTGAAAGTCAATACTACAATAATCACATGCGACCGTTCTAATAAAGATTTTGATATATGTACCATGAATGATCCAACACTTTTAGATCAAACTTCATTAACTCTTTATACCTTGAACCCAAATACAAGAACTCAACCTCACACCCATGAGAAAATTCATCCTTATCCTCTAAAAAATAGTAAAGATGCAATGTCTTCTATTAGTGAAATCACTCTCACATCACATCCACAAAAATATTCATCTCAATGTGGTATAACACATCATAACCCAGCACTAGTATTTAGTGGGAGTGGATACACCGGAAACTTCTACCATGATATGAATGAAATTTTCATACCACTTTTTATCACCATCAATTCATTATCTCATGATCAAGATGTAATTCTTGTAATAATAAATAGTAAGATGTGGTGGTTAAAAAAGTACGCTGATTTACTATCTGCATTTAGTCGCCACCACATAATCATCCAGACAAATAACATAACAACAACACATTGTTTTCCCTCAGCAATCATAGGTTTGATAAAGCATGGACAATTGATCATAGACCCTAAATTGCTACCATACCCTAAAACTCTCTTTGATTTTCATGCATTCCTAAAAAATGCATATATAAAAAAGGACACCTCATTAATGTATCCTGACAATATGGATAGACCCCTTTTAACATTAGTGAGTAGAAAAGGAAATTCGCGTGTGATTTTTAATCAAGAAGAAGTCATCAAGTTAGCTGAAGATATAGGATTCAATGTACATGCTTTAGAGACAACAAAAGAGTCCTCAGTAGTTGATACTTATAGGTTGATTCATTCGAGCCATGTGATGTTAGGGGTGCATGGTGCAGGTCTAACAAATTTATTATTTCTTAGACAAGGTTCGGTGTTAGTTCAAATTGTGCCTATTGGACTTGAGTGGGCTTCAGAAACTTACTACAACAAACCAACTAAAATTTTGGGATTGGAATATGTTGAGTACAAAGTAGAGGCAAATGAAAGTAGTTTGTCTTGGAAATATGGAGCTGATAGTTTAGTGATTAATGATCCAGAAACTTTTCGTGATGGAAAATGGGCTAATCAACTCGTGTACTTGAAGAAACAAAATGTGATAATTGATTTAAGTAGATTTAAAAAATGCTTGACAGAAGTGTACAAAAAAGCTAAATTATTTATGAATACTAGTACTAGTTAG